A genomic window from Centroberyx gerrardi isolate f3 chromosome 14, fCenGer3.hap1.cur.20231027, whole genome shotgun sequence includes:
- the dnase1l1l gene encoding deoxyribonuclease I-like 1-like — MRPPVLLLCFVGLCTLNIALSLKICAFNVQSFGEAKANNKKVMGILLKILSRYDLCLIQEVRDSKGGAIPTLVKDLNRFDKSNSYSYLESERLGRKTYKEQYVYIYRNNVLQVKEYYQYPKLEGEGNNETDVFSREPFIVRFHSPTTLVKDFVLIGQHTCPKTAMKEIDELYTVFKGIYKKWKTDNVVILGDLNAGCSYITIKGWRAVRLRSDPKFRWLIGDEQDTTVREKTHCAYDRIVVHGREIISSIVPGSAKPFNFKQKFDLTEEEALEVSDHFPVEVDLKPNHRYLLRHEL; from the exons ATGAGGCCTCcagttctcctgctgtgttttgtGGGCCTGTGTACGCTGAACATTGCACTTTCTCTGAAAATCTGTGCTTTCAACGTTCAGAGCTTTGGGGAAGCAAAGGCAAACAACAAGAAGGTTATGGGGATTCTACTAAAG ATCCTTTCTCGGTATGACTTGTGTCTTATTCAGGAGGTCCGAGACTCTAAAGGAGGAGCCATACCAACTCTGGTTAAGGATCTCAACAG ATTCGACAAATCCAACTCATATTCCTATTTGGAGAGTGAGAGGCTGGGGAGGAAAACCTACAAGGAGCAATATGTCTACATTTACAg AAACAATGTACTGCAGGTCAAAGAGTATTATCAGTATCCTAAACTGGAGGGGGAAGGGAACAACGAAACCGATGTTTTCTCCAGAGAGCCTTTCATCGTCCGCTTTCACTCGCCTACTACTT TGGTGAAGGATTTTGTCCTGATTGGCCAGCACACCTGCCCCAAAACAGCCATGAAGGAGATTGATGAACTGTATACTGTCTTCAAAGGGATTTACAAGAAGTGGAAGACCGAT AATGTGGTGATCTTGGGGGACCTGAACGCCGGGTGCAGCTACATCACCATCAAGGGCTGGAGAGCTGTCCGATTGAGGAGTGACCCCAAATTCCGCTGGCTAATTGGAGATGAGCAAGATACGACCGTCCGTGAGAAAACGCACTGTGCTTATGATAG GATAGTTGTCCACGGGCGTGAGATCATCTCCAGTATAGTGCCAGGTTCAGCTAAACCGTTCAACTTTAAACAGAAGTTCGATCTGACTGAGGAGGAG GCTCTAGAGGTGAGTGATCACTTCCCAGTCGAAGTTGACCTGAAACCCAACCACCGCTACCTCCTCCGCCATGAGCTGTAG